One genomic region from Candidatus Krumholzibacteriia bacterium encodes:
- the hflX gene encoding GTPase HflX, giving the protein METRKQSRHEKRDEHGFYRPREEAVTERALLVGVHLIATRPGGTQHLADLDELQRLAETAGADVVGRMEQRRNAADARSLIGKGKADQLKDMVETLEANLVVVDNDLTPAQGRNLEKHLGVKTIDRTELILDIFARHARTRQSRLQVSLAQYEYLLPRLAKMWKHLERQAGGIGTRGPGETQIETDRRIIRNRITQMKRDLRRIEQQMRTQHKKRGSAFRVALAGYTNAGKSSLMNRLTEAGVYVRDELFATLDATTRRVETPDQHAFLLTDTVGFVRNLPHHLVDSFKSTLSEVAEANLLLHVVDAGDDDLEGRIEAVDEVLDSLDLDEEQERWLVFNKADTIDTPVRDHLARLYPHAVFTSARSGDGLDDLLEEMTARLRREERHMIVRVPSSNGRTLSRLYEISDVQDVVYENGAAIVTLRVDRENYGRVGKLDGLTVVEVRSRG; this is encoded by the coding sequence TTGGAGACCCGGAAGCAATCCAGACACGAGAAGCGCGACGAGCACGGCTTCTATCGTCCTCGCGAAGAAGCCGTCACCGAGCGCGCACTGCTCGTGGGCGTCCACCTGATCGCCACCCGCCCCGGTGGTACGCAGCACCTGGCCGACCTCGACGAGTTGCAGCGCCTGGCCGAGACGGCCGGCGCCGACGTCGTCGGCCGCATGGAGCAACGGCGCAACGCCGCCGACGCGCGCAGTCTGATCGGCAAGGGCAAGGCCGACCAGCTGAAGGACATGGTCGAGACCCTCGAGGCGAACCTGGTGGTGGTGGACAACGACCTCACCCCGGCCCAGGGACGCAACCTCGAGAAGCACCTCGGCGTGAAGACCATCGACCGCACCGAGCTGATCCTCGACATCTTCGCCCGCCACGCCCGCACTCGGCAGTCGCGCCTGCAGGTGAGCCTGGCCCAGTACGAGTACCTGCTGCCGCGCCTGGCGAAGATGTGGAAGCATCTCGAGCGGCAGGCCGGTGGTATCGGCACGCGCGGCCCGGGCGAGACCCAGATCGAGACCGACCGCCGCATCATCCGCAATCGCATCACGCAGATGAAGCGCGACCTGCGGCGCATCGAGCAGCAGATGCGCACGCAGCACAAGAAGCGAGGCAGCGCCTTCCGCGTGGCCCTGGCCGGCTACACGAACGCCGGCAAGAGTTCGCTGATGAACCGGCTGACCGAGGCCGGGGTCTACGTGCGCGACGAACTCTTCGCCACGCTCGACGCCACCACGCGTCGTGTCGAGACACCCGACCAGCACGCCTTCCTGCTCACCGACACCGTCGGCTTCGTGCGCAACCTGCCGCACCATCTCGTCGACAGCTTCAAGTCCACGCTCAGCGAGGTGGCCGAGGCGAACCTGCTGCTGCACGTGGTCGACGCCGGTGACGACGATCTCGAGGGCCGGATCGAGGCCGTGGACGAGGTGCTCGACTCCCTCGACCTCGACGAGGAGCAGGAGCGCTGGCTGGTGTTCAACAAGGCCGACACCATCGACACCCCGGTGCGCGACCACCTGGCCCGCCTCTACCCGCACGCGGTGTTCACGAGCGCGCGCAGTGGCGACGGCCTCGACGACCTGCTCGAGGAGATGACCGCGCGGTTGCGCCGCGAGGAGCGCCACATGATCGTGCGCGTGCCGAGCAGCAACGGTCGGACGCTGTCACGGTTGTACGAGATCAGCGACGTCCAGGACGTGGTCTACGAGAACGGCGCGGCCATCGTCACCCTGCGCGTCGACCGCGAGAACTACGGCCGGGTGGGCAAGCTCGACGGCCTGACCGTGGTCGAGGTGCGCAGCCGCGGGTGA
- a CDS encoding ABC-F family ATP-binding cassette domain-containing protein yields the protein MSLLTLQSLEFDYAGHTVLDGVNLTVHPGERYGLVGVNGAGKSTLLRLIHGEIEPKRGRIERSGRVRVGTLEQDTRLDSDRPLREAVREEAFGELLAIEAELSRLSERMGAGEDDPALIEEYGRLHEEFERSDGYTMESRVNAALQGLGFAPDRLDQPVSQLSGGQKRRAALAALLLAPFDIILVDEPTNHLDLEAREWLEAHLRDRRGAMIAISHDRAFLDNATESTLHLVNGKLHRFQGAYTKFTRAWAEQKEQWEEQYERQQQRIAKTEAYIRKNIAGQRTNQAKSRRKQLARLERMEAPPNEGRKLRMRIEPARESGAVVLEAHDLALRFGELSLFEQLDLQVLRGEKVGILGPNGTGKTSLLRVLTRETTPSAGRLVFGSNVDLGYYDQDLRLVSDSNTVLREIHQMDPLMSEGDVRSMLGAFAFSGDMIEQEVRTLSGGERARLSLLKLILERHNTLLLDEPTNHLDTDTREALEEALVGYPGTLIVVSHDRYFLNRICNRIWAFQSVAGGGTGGVRQFLGNYDDYRYRLQSEREAGATSAPRPPEAAPAVAVAPAQVEVGARTKRQLSKNELKRIRREIADLEEEVGLLETSIDLAGEEMSSGALAGDDMARAAARVQEQQHELEQKMARWEELNAVMERERG from the coding sequence TTGAGCCTCCTGACCCTGCAATCGCTGGAATTCGACTACGCCGGCCACACCGTGCTCGACGGCGTGAACCTGACCGTACACCCGGGCGAACGGTACGGCCTGGTCGGGGTGAACGGCGCGGGCAAGTCCACGCTGCTGCGCCTGATCCACGGCGAAATCGAACCGAAGCGCGGACGGATCGAGCGCAGCGGGCGCGTGCGGGTGGGCACCCTCGAGCAGGACACGCGGCTCGACTCGGATCGGCCCCTGCGCGAGGCGGTCCGGGAGGAGGCCTTCGGCGAACTCCTCGCGATCGAGGCGGAGCTCTCCCGCCTGTCGGAGCGCATGGGGGCGGGCGAGGACGACCCCGCGTTGATCGAGGAGTACGGTCGGTTGCACGAGGAGTTCGAGCGCAGCGACGGCTACACAATGGAGTCGCGCGTGAACGCCGCGCTGCAGGGACTGGGCTTCGCGCCCGATCGCCTCGACCAGCCGGTCTCGCAACTGAGCGGTGGGCAGAAGCGCCGCGCCGCGCTCGCGGCACTGCTGCTCGCCCCCTTCGACATCATTCTCGTCGACGAGCCGACCAATCACCTCGATCTCGAGGCCCGCGAGTGGCTCGAGGCGCACCTGCGCGACCGCCGCGGTGCGATGATCGCCATCAGCCACGACCGCGCCTTCCTCGACAACGCCACCGAGTCCACGTTGCACCTGGTCAACGGAAAGCTCCATCGGTTCCAGGGCGCCTACACGAAGTTCACGCGAGCCTGGGCCGAGCAGAAGGAGCAGTGGGAAGAACAGTACGAGCGCCAGCAACAGCGCATCGCGAAGACCGAGGCCTACATCCGCAAGAACATCGCCGGTCAGCGCACCAACCAGGCCAAGAGCCGGCGCAAGCAGTTGGCTCGGCTCGAGCGCATGGAGGCGCCACCCAACGAGGGACGCAAACTGCGCATGCGGATCGAGCCCGCGCGCGAGAGCGGCGCGGTGGTGCTCGAAGCCCACGATCTCGCCCTGCGCTTCGGCGAGCTCAGCCTGTTCGAGCAGCTCGACCTGCAGGTCCTGCGTGGCGAGAAGGTCGGGATCCTCGGCCCCAACGGAACCGGCAAGACCTCACTGTTGCGTGTCCTGACGCGCGAGACCACGCCGAGCGCCGGCCGGCTGGTCTTCGGTTCGAACGTGGATCTGGGTTACTACGACCAGGATCTCCGGCTCGTCAGCGATTCCAACACCGTGCTCCGAGAGATCCACCAGATGGATCCGCTGATGTCCGAGGGCGACGTGCGGAGCATGCTCGGGGCCTTCGCCTTCTCCGGCGACATGATCGAGCAGGAGGTCCGCACGCTCAGCGGCGGCGAGCGCGCGCGGCTGTCGCTGCTGAAGCTGATCCTCGAGCGCCACAACACGCTGCTGCTCGACGAGCCGACCAACCATCTCGACACCGACACGCGCGAAGCTCTCGAGGAAGCCCTGGTGGGCTACCCGGGCACGCTGATCGTGGTCAGCCACGACCGCTACTTCCTCAACCGCATCTGCAACCGGATCTGGGCATTCCAGAGCGTGGCCGGCGGAGGCACCGGCGGCGTGCGCCAGTTCCTGGGCAACTACGACGACTACCGGTACCGGTTGCAGAGCGAACGTGAGGCGGGAGCCACTTCGGCCCCACGGCCGCCCGAGGCGGCACCCGCGGTGGCCGTCGCGCCCGCCCAGGTCGAGGTCGGTGCGCGTACCAAGCGTCAACTGTCGAAGAACGAACTGAAGAGGATCCGCCGCGAGATCGCCGACCTCGAAGAGGAGGTCGGGCTGCTCGAGACTTCGATCGACCTCGCGGGCGAGGAGATGAGCAGTGGGGCGCTCGCCGGCGACGACATGGCACGGGCGGCCGCACGCGTGCAGGAGCAGCAGCACGAACTCGAGCAGAAGATGGCCCGCTGGGAGGAGCTCAACGCCGTGATGGAGCGCGAGCGGGGTTAG
- a CDS encoding DUF4332 domain-containing protein yields MPKTPAGADAATEQTLSTLRSQVARLRRERDDHARELDTLRERNRALQKSLDETVDRLLELERRRARERNDDGTSHATPRDPAVAREQARESRDLPAQASGPLRIFDPAAPPDEDPGFEKPLTEIVGIPNDITERLALVGVRTNLDLLRKAGLARHRRSLATSMRMEGHALAQIVHQADLARIGLRSHDLRILAATGIGDLRDLAGASSLDLLAGIRAQGGDTIDAATVDRWIERARSLTWMVDE; encoded by the coding sequence ATGCCGAAGACTCCGGCCGGTGCCGATGCGGCGACCGAGCAGACCCTGTCGACCCTGCGCAGCCAGGTGGCACGCCTCCGCCGGGAGCGCGACGACCACGCCCGAGAGCTCGACACCCTGCGGGAGAGGAACCGGGCGCTCCAGAAGTCGCTCGACGAGACGGTCGATCGGCTGCTCGAACTGGAGCGCCGGCGCGCCCGGGAACGCAACGACGACGGCACCAGCCACGCGACTCCGCGGGACCCGGCCGTCGCGCGCGAACAGGCGCGCGAGAGTCGCGATCTGCCCGCCCAGGCCTCCGGACCGCTGCGGATCTTCGACCCCGCCGCGCCCCCCGACGAGGATCCTGGCTTCGAGAAGCCCCTGACCGAGATCGTCGGCATTCCGAACGACATCACCGAGCGCCTGGCGCTCGTCGGTGTCCGCACGAACCTCGACCTGCTCCGCAAGGCCGGCCTGGCCCGTCACCGCAGGTCGCTGGCCACGAGCATGCGCATGGAAGGGCACGCACTCGCGCAGATTGTCCACCAGGCCGACCTTGCCCGTATTGGTTTACGATCTCATGACTTGCGGATTCTAGCCGCCACCGGCATCGGCGACCTCCGCGATCTGGCGGGAGCCAGCAGCCTCGACCTGCTCGCCGGGATCCGGGCCCAGGGCGGCGACACCATCGATGCCGCCACCGTGGACCGGTGGATCGAGCGCGCGCGCAGCCTGACCTGGATGGTCGACGAGTAG
- a CDS encoding ATP-binding protein produces the protein MSSNPFRFGAPVEGQRLIGRDGERAELLRALGEGRSLALTAARGMGKTSLLLAVLDEWRASGRHAIYVDLFPAINTRRFAEIYASSLALEPSRSVESMQEAVQQLVPSFMPRVTITGSGKPGLQLDLWDRDRDIQRLLERILDAPGELAQKTDAPLVVVLDDFEDFAGVAEASLKQALAQSIRRQRNVAYVFVLRKEPTARGLFAQAKSPFHRLAEPVVLDPVPDQALVLGLEERMREAGVRAEVDLLFRLVDLADHAPHYVLLLAHSLYEASREAGIAGESELKEALEHVLGVSGYGYRFVWDQLSLHQRNLVLAIAQGYTERLHSQRIVFQLGLGSPSTVSKNLRVLADREILQKTDTAVRFVDPFFGQWLRRRMT, from the coding sequence ATGAGCTCGAACCCGTTCCGCTTCGGGGCCCCCGTCGAGGGCCAGCGCCTGATCGGGCGGGACGGGGAGCGCGCCGAACTCCTGCGCGCGCTCGGCGAGGGTCGCAGCCTGGCCCTCACCGCCGCGCGGGGCATGGGCAAGACCAGCCTGTTGCTCGCCGTGCTCGACGAGTGGCGGGCGTCGGGCCGACACGCGATCTACGTCGACCTCTTCCCCGCGATCAACACGCGTCGATTCGCGGAGATCTACGCCAGCTCCCTGGCTCTCGAGCCGTCGCGGTCGGTCGAGAGCATGCAAGAGGCAGTCCAGCAACTGGTCCCGTCGTTCATGCCCCGAGTGACCATCACCGGCAGCGGCAAGCCCGGTCTGCAGCTCGACCTCTGGGACCGCGACCGCGACATCCAGCGACTTCTGGAGCGGATCCTCGACGCCCCCGGTGAGCTGGCCCAGAAGACCGACGCGCCCCTGGTGGTCGTTCTGGACGACTTCGAGGACTTCGCCGGCGTCGCCGAGGCCTCGCTGAAGCAGGCCCTCGCGCAGTCCATCAGACGGCAGCGGAATGTCGCCTACGTGTTCGTCCTCCGCAAGGAGCCGACGGCGCGAGGCCTCTTCGCCCAGGCCAAGAGCCCGTTCCACCGGTTGGCCGAACCCGTCGTCCTCGATCCCGTACCCGACCAGGCGCTGGTGCTCGGCCTGGAGGAGAGGATGCGCGAGGCCGGTGTACGCGCCGAGGTCGACCTGCTCTTCCGCCTCGTCGACCTGGCGGATCACGCGCCCCACTATGTGCTGCTCCTTGCTCATTCGCTGTACGAGGCATCGCGTGAGGCGGGAATCGCCGGGGAATCCGAGCTGAAGGAAGCCCTCGAGCATGTGCTCGGAGTGAGCGGATACGGCTATCGTTTCGTCTGGGACCAGCTTTCGTTGCATCAGCGGAATCTGGTTCTCGCGATCGCGCAGGGTTACACCGAGCGGCTTCACAGCCAGCGGATCGTCTTCCAGCTCGGACTGGGATCGCCGAGTACGGTGAGCAAGAACCTGAGGGTGCTCGCCGACCGCGAGATCCTGCAGAAGACCGACACCGCGGTGCGCTTCGTGGATCCCTTCTTCGGGCAGTGGTTGCGGCGGCGGATGACCTGA
- a CDS encoding ribulose-phosphate 3-epimerase: MNTPTPKILASLRSADRTDLDGELRRLTEAGIDGLHVDVMDGSFVDESWFDPDFVAGLRSRTRLMIDVHLLAEDPASLVDDYARAGADRIAFHLEVTDTPGSLIEAIRAAGTQPGLVLLPSTPVEDAFGLLADLAVINPLGVDPTRGLGFQETTFERIGRIVAERARRGVACTVQADGGVWEKTRDGLVAAGADELVGGYPIFSKEDYAVGIGALRSGD; encoded by the coding sequence ATGAACACTCCGACGCCGAAGATCCTCGCCTCACTGCGGTCCGCCGACCGGACCGATCTCGACGGTGAATTGCGCAGGCTCACCGAGGCCGGCATCGACGGTCTGCACGTCGACGTCATGGACGGCTCCTTCGTCGACGAATCGTGGTTCGATCCGGACTTCGTGGCCGGGCTCCGGTCCAGGACCCGATTGATGATCGATGTCCATCTCCTGGCGGAGGACCCCGCATCGCTGGTCGACGACTACGCCCGCGCCGGAGCGGACCGGATCGCCTTCCACCTCGAAGTGACCGACACGCCGGGCTCGCTGATCGAAGCCATCCGGGCGGCGGGGACGCAGCCGGGGCTCGTTCTGCTTCCGTCGACACCCGTCGAGGACGCCTTCGGCCTGCTGGCCGATCTGGCCGTGATCAATCCGCTCGGCGTCGATCCGACACGCGGCCTGGGATTCCAGGAGACGACCTTCGAACGAATCGGACGGATCGTGGCAGAACGCGCACGCCGGGGTGTGGCCTGCACGGTGCAGGCCGACGGGGGGGTCTGGGAGAAGACGCGCGATGGGCTCGTGGCCGCGGGTGCCGACGAGCTCGTGGGCGGCTACCCGATCTTCTCGAAGGAAGATTATGCCGTGGGGATCGGTGCTCTGCGGAGCGGCGACTGA
- a CDS encoding metallophosphoesterase family protein, with product MRLGIVADIHGNASALDAVLADGREADVDRWMCLGDVIGYGPDASACLRRLREFDVACLQGNHEARLLGLPTGPFNPMAEAAIEFCRRTLDARDREQIQHFPTRIRWDDEVLFCHGSPEDRDEYLLVETRVRALVAEQSTWLVFCGHTHQQFVFDGERTVDRPGTRDLERSRRYLVNPGSVGQPRDGDPRAAYALLDFENASLQLRRVPYDVDAQVRRTREAGLHTYLGDRLRQGW from the coding sequence GTGCGCCTGGGCATCGTCGCCGACATCCACGGGAATGCCAGCGCGCTCGACGCGGTGCTCGCCGATGGGCGGGAGGCCGATGTCGATCGTTGGATGTGTCTGGGAGACGTGATCGGCTACGGGCCCGATGCGAGCGCCTGCCTGCGGCGCCTGCGCGAGTTCGACGTGGCGTGTCTGCAGGGCAACCACGAGGCGCGCCTGCTGGGATTGCCGACGGGACCCTTCAATCCGATGGCCGAGGCCGCGATCGAGTTCTGTCGGCGGACGCTCGATGCCCGGGACCGCGAGCAGATCCAGCACTTTCCCACGCGCATCCGATGGGACGACGAAGTCCTGTTCTGCCACGGTTCGCCGGAAGACCGCGACGAGTACCTCCTGGTCGAGACCCGCGTGCGTGCGCTCGTCGCCGAGCAGAGCACGTGGCTGGTCTTCTGCGGCCACACCCACCAGCAGTTCGTGTTCGACGGGGAGCGCACGGTCGACCGCCCCGGGACCCGGGACCTGGAGCGGTCGCGGCGCTACCTGGTGAACCCGGGGAGCGTGGGCCAACCGCGTGACGGTGATCCGCGCGCCGCCTATGCGCTCCTGGACTTCGAGAACGCGAGCTTGCAGTTGCGAAGGGTTCCGTACGACGTGGACGCCCAGGTTCGGCGGACTCGCGAGGCCGGACTGCACACCTATCTGGGCGATCGACTGCGGCAGGGATGGTGA
- a CDS encoding glycerophosphodiester phosphodiesterase: MPEVIAHRGDSAHAPENTLRAFRRAVERGADRIELDVRRSADGVPFVFHDSDLARLTGRAGRAGDLTLDELTTLQVLADEFGRAEDGLVPSLDAVLADLDGTCPLYVEIKPDDEVRDGEHRRALTDACIERIDRDGPHVLASFDPAVVRRCLDAGRPTVLIAADPQSLGRLTDHERDSLHAYSVLHERIDAALVESCAAVHLPLWAWTVDRRPDFDRLWTAGARTAWCTNDVGALRAWLDGADRR, from the coding sequence GTGCCCGAGGTCATCGCACACCGTGGAGACAGCGCCCACGCGCCCGAGAACACCCTGCGAGCCTTCCGCCGGGCCGTGGAACGCGGCGCCGACCGGATCGAACTCGACGTCCGGCGCAGTGCCGACGGCGTTCCCTTCGTCTTCCACGACTCCGATCTCGCCCGCCTGACGGGTCGCGCGGGCCGGGCGGGCGACCTCACGCTCGACGAACTCACGACATTGCAAGTTCTTGCCGACGAGTTCGGTCGGGCCGAAGACGGACTCGTTCCCAGCCTCGACGCGGTCCTCGCAGATCTGGACGGCACCTGCCCGCTGTACGTCGAGATCAAGCCGGATGACGAGGTCCGCGACGGAGAGCATCGACGCGCTCTCACCGACGCCTGTATCGAGCGGATCGATCGCGACGGACCCCATGTCCTGGCGAGCTTCGACCCGGCGGTGGTCCGGCGTTGCCTCGACGCCGGCCGGCCCACGGTGCTGATCGCGGCCGACCCGCAGTCGCTCGGCCGACTCACCGACCACGAACGCGACTCCCTCCACGCCTACAGCGTCCTGCACGAACGGATCGACGCGGCGCTCGTCGAGTCCTGCGCGGCCGTCCACCTGCCGCTGTGGGCATGGACGGTCGACCGGCGCCCGGACTTCGATCGGCTCTGGACCGCCGGCGCACGCACCGCCTGGTGCACGAACGACGTCGGCGCCCTGCGCGCCTGGCTCGACGGAGCGGATCGGCGATGA
- the glpD gene encoding glycerol-3-phosphate dehydrogenase gives MNGVDPLDLVVVGGGIHGTGIARDAARRGLRVALYERADLGNGTSSASSKLAHGGLRYLEQFQFGLVHEALHERHRLLRTAPHLVRPLPFLAPVSEGSRWSRWQLGPGLWLYDLLAGRRSIERHRWLDRARALEAEPALDAPSLRGAYRYVDAQMDDARLCVENAIDAAENGARIHTRSEVTGLIVHGGTVAGVRVRGSTGDVTSVRARLVVNAAGPWYDRIASAQDLARPARLRLSRGTHVVVPPLTRGHALILTAREDGRVFFVLPFKGRSLIGTTEAEHLDPDTVEPTEEEIDYLLRATSGHLQGPPLQRDQVLHRFAGVRALRASDEDDTGRVPRSAEIREDAPGLIGVLGGKYTTYRAVAERVVDAAERRLRGRTTRCTTATTPLPGGAVPAMNDYFRVAEDLLTDKYDGLDVGLLRYLVGTYGARHTRILRLLEDDPAGVERIEPGLPFTMAEVEHCVRQEFARSVDDVVHRRCYRGVLGNWTPGARDRWQHALERALSRAG, from the coding sequence ATGAACGGTGTCGACCCGCTCGACCTCGTCGTGGTCGGTGGCGGCATCCACGGCACCGGGATCGCACGGGACGCGGCCCGGCGCGGACTGCGGGTGGCCCTCTACGAACGCGCGGATCTCGGGAACGGCACGAGCAGCGCCAGCAGCAAACTGGCCCATGGCGGACTGCGATACCTCGAACAGTTCCAGTTCGGCCTGGTCCACGAAGCCCTGCACGAGCGCCACCGTCTACTGAGGACTGCGCCGCACCTCGTGCGGCCTCTGCCCTTCCTCGCGCCTGTGTCCGAGGGCTCGCGGTGGAGTCGATGGCAACTGGGCCCCGGCCTGTGGCTGTACGATCTCCTCGCGGGCCGCCGCTCGATCGAACGTCACCGCTGGCTCGACCGCGCGCGCGCGCTCGAAGCGGAACCGGCGCTGGACGCGCCCTCGCTCCGCGGAGCCTATCGCTACGTCGACGCGCAGATGGACGACGCGCGCCTTTGCGTCGAGAACGCGATCGACGCCGCCGAGAACGGAGCCCGCATCCACACCCGGAGCGAGGTCACCGGCCTGATCGTGCACGGTGGAACCGTGGCCGGAGTGCGTGTCCGCGGCTCGACCGGGGACGTGACGTCGGTCCGTGCCCGCCTGGTCGTGAACGCAGCCGGTCCGTGGTACGACCGGATCGCCTCGGCCCAGGATCTGGCCCGGCCCGCGCGGCTGCGCCTGAGCCGCGGGACCCACGTCGTCGTCCCCCCCCTCACCCGCGGCCACGCGCTGATCCTCACCGCGCGCGAGGACGGGCGCGTGTTCTTCGTGCTCCCGTTCAAGGGCCGGTCGCTGATCGGCACCACCGAGGCCGAACACCTCGATCCCGACACCGTCGAGCCGACCGAGGAGGAGATCGACTACCTGCTCCGCGCGACGAGCGGCCACCTGCAGGGTCCACCCCTGCAGCGCGACCAGGTGCTGCATCGCTTCGCCGGGGTCCGGGCGCTCCGCGCCAGCGACGAGGACGACACCGGGCGCGTTCCCCGCAGCGCCGAGATCCGCGAGGACGCCCCGGGGCTGATCGGGGTGCTCGGCGGGAAGTACACGACCTACCGGGCGGTCGCCGAACGGGTGGTCGACGCCGCGGAGCGTCGCCTGCGCGGCCGCACCACGCGCTGCACGACCGCCACCACTCCCCTGCCGGGAGGCGCCGTCCCGGCGATGAACGACTACTTCCGCGTGGCCGAGGACCTGCTCACCGACAAGTACGACGGGCTCGACGTCGGCCTGCTCCGCTATCTGGTGGGGACCTACGGCGCGCGCCACACGCGGATCCTCCGCCTGCTCGAGGACGATCCGGCCGGGGTCGAACGCATCGAGCCGGGATTGCCCTTCACGATGGCCGAGGTCGAGCACTGCGTGCGGCAGGAGTTCGCACGCAGTGTCGACGACGTGGTCCACCGCCGATGCTACCGCGGAGTTCTCGGGAACTGGACCCCCGGAGCCAGGGACC